One window of Desulfarculus baarsii DSM 2075 genomic DNA carries:
- a CDS encoding iron-sulfur cluster assembly scaffold protein NifU, translating into MEQHHTHDVEHDLQEAREAGLSDEFYAHALTPQNVGMLPNPDGHAMPKGACGDYIELFLRIDDDLITDARFMPEGCLNTVACGSAVTSLAKGASLREAAEIDAERIEGLLGGLHKDHRHCAVLAAATLKAAIRDYLKKRSEPWKRPYAK; encoded by the coding sequence GTGGAACAACACCACACCCACGATGTCGAGCACGACCTGCAAGAGGCCCGGGAAGCCGGCCTCAGCGACGAGTTCTACGCCCACGCCCTCACCCCGCAAAACGTGGGCATGCTGCCCAACCCCGACGGCCACGCCATGCCCAAGGGCGCGTGCGGCGACTATATCGAGCTGTTTTTGCGCATCGATGACGACCTGATCACCGACGCTCGCTTCATGCCCGAAGGCTGCCTCAACACCGTGGCCTGCGGCAGCGCCGTGACCAGCCTGGCCAAGGGCGCGTCCCTGCGCGAGGCCGCCGAGATCGACGCCGAGCGCATCGAGGGCCTGTTGGGCGGCCTGCATAAAGACCACCGCCACTGCGCCGTCCTGGCCGCCGCCACCCTCAAGGCCGCCATCCGCGATTACTTGAAAAAAAGAAGCGAGCCCTGGAAACGCCCCTACGCCAAGTGA
- a CDS encoding NifB/NifX family molybdenum-iron cluster-binding protein — protein MSKIAVSSQGDSLESLVDPRFGRAANFLVIDPATMRFDVLSNSQARGMGQGAGIQAAEMVAKSGAKTVISGIVGPKAWQALRAAGLDVVQEATGSVGEAVKAFIEGRLKVSAEPMGGGW, from the coding sequence ATGAGTAAGATCGCCGTCAGCAGCCAAGGCGACAGCCTGGAGAGCCTGGTCGATCCGCGTTTCGGGCGGGCGGCCAATTTTCTGGTCATCGATCCAGCCACCATGCGCTTTGACGTGCTCAGCAACTCCCAGGCCAGGGGCATGGGCCAGGGCGCGGGCATCCAGGCCGCCGAGATGGTGGCCAAGTCCGGGGCCAAGACGGTGATCAGCGGCATTGTCGGCCCCAAGGCCTGGCAGGCCCTGCGGGCGGCCGGGCTGGATGTGGTCCAGGAGGCCACCGGCTCGGTGGGCGAGGCCGTCAAGGCCTTCATCGAGGGCCGGCTGAAGGTCTCCGCCGAACCAATGGGAGGCGGCTGGTGA
- a CDS encoding ATP-binding protein, with protein MKELLVISGKGGAGKTSITAGLAALAGPKVLLDLDVDAPDMHLLLQPKPWRTEPFISGNLAVTRRGDCTGCGLCAELCAFGAARLDEGGLAVIDESACEGCKLCVAMCPAQAIDFPPRDCGNWHLSDTRLGPMVHALLHPGAENSGRLISLLRDQARQLAQERGLELIIADGSPGVGCPVISSLSGCNLALCVTEPTPSGLHDLGRVLELCAHFKVMAKVVVNKADLNPDMAVAIEEHCAERGLECLGRLPFDPQVVEAASRGLTIVEHDPNGPTSREMAGLWEKLGAAMA; from the coding sequence ATGAAAGAGCTTCTGGTCATCAGCGGCAAGGGCGGCGCGGGCAAGACATCCATCACCGCCGGGCTGGCGGCGTTGGCCGGGCCCAAAGTGTTGCTGGATCTGGACGTGGACGCGCCGGACATGCATCTGTTGCTTCAGCCCAAACCGTGGCGCACCGAACCGTTCATCTCGGGCAACCTGGCCGTGACGCGCCGCGGGGATTGCACGGGCTGCGGGCTCTGCGCCGAGCTTTGCGCCTTTGGCGCGGCGCGCCTGGACGAGGGCGGCCTGGCCGTCATCGACGAAAGCGCCTGTGAAGGCTGTAAACTCTGCGTGGCCATGTGCCCGGCCCAGGCCATCGACTTCCCGCCCCGCGACTGCGGCAACTGGCATCTCAGCGACACCAGGTTGGGGCCCATGGTCCACGCCCTTCTGCATCCGGGGGCCGAGAACTCGGGCCGGCTGATCAGCCTGCTGCGCGATCAGGCCCGTCAACTGGCCCAGGAACGGGGCCTGGAGCTGATCATCGCCGATGGCTCGCCCGGCGTGGGTTGCCCGGTGATCAGCTCGCTTTCGGGCTGTAACCTGGCCCTGTGCGTCACTGAGCCCACGCCCAGCGGCCTGCACGATCTGGGCCGCGTGCTGGAGCTTTGCGCCCACTTCAAGGTTATGGCCAAGGTCGTCGTCAACAAGGCCGACTTGAACCCCGACATGGCCGTGGCCATTGAGGAGCACTGCGCGGAGCGCGGCCTGGAGTGCCTGGGCCGGCTGCCCTTCGACCCGCAGGTGGTCGAGGCGGCCTCGCGGGGGCTGACCATCGTCGAACATGATCCCAACGGGCCGACCTCCCGCGAAATGGCCGGCCTGTGGGAAAAGCTGGGCGCGGCCATGGCCTGA
- a CDS encoding P-loop NTPase codes for MILAVASGKGGTGKTTVSAALAAALAARGPSLLVDLDVEEPNAHLFFDMTWDEEHVEHMPVPLVDEDRCTRCGACSDLCQFKAIAVLGQAIVTFDPMCHGCGGCWTICPEKCIAQGRRELGLVRLGRANDAPGLALASGLLRVGEAMSPPLMKRVMAAVQPPVQTVIDAPPGTSCPAMTATRQADAILLVSEPTPFGLYDLQLAVEAMEPMNKPMAVIINRHGLGQDRVSAFCAKKDLPVLARIPFDRAIAEGYSRGQRLEAAAPQWGPRLVRIFDWFVGQLAKGGAR; via the coding sequence GTGATCCTGGCCGTCGCCTCGGGCAAGGGCGGCACGGGTAAGACCACCGTCAGCGCCGCCCTGGCCGCCGCCCTGGCCGCTCGCGGGCCCAGCCTGCTGGTGGACCTGGACGTCGAAGAACCCAACGCCCATCTGTTCTTCGACATGACCTGGGACGAAGAACATGTCGAGCACATGCCCGTGCCGCTGGTCGACGAGGATCGTTGCACCCGTTGCGGGGCCTGTAGCGACTTGTGCCAGTTCAAGGCCATCGCCGTGCTGGGCCAGGCCATTGTCACCTTCGACCCCATGTGCCACGGCTGCGGCGGCTGTTGGACGATCTGCCCGGAAAAATGCATTGCCCAGGGCCGGCGTGAGCTGGGTTTGGTGCGTCTGGGCCGGGCCAACGACGCGCCGGGCCTGGCGCTGGCCTCGGGGCTGCTGCGCGTGGGCGAGGCCATGAGTCCGCCGCTGATGAAGCGGGTCATGGCCGCCGTCCAACCGCCGGTTCAGACGGTCATCGACGCCCCGCCGGGCACGTCGTGTCCGGCCATGACGGCCACCCGCCAGGCCGACGCCATTCTCCTGGTCAGCGAACCCACGCCCTTTGGCCTCTACGACCTGCAACTGGCCGTGGAGGCCATGGAGCCCATGAACAAACCCATGGCTGTCATCATCAATCGCCACGGCCTGGGCCAAGACCGCGTCAGCGCCTTTTGCGCCAAAAAAGACCTGCCGGTGCTGGCGCGCATCCCCTTTGATCGGGCCATCGCCGAGGGCTATAGCCGAGGCCAGCGCCTGGAGGCCGCGGCTCCCCAGTGGGGGCCCAGGCTGGTCAGGATCTTCGACTGGTTCGTGGGCCAGCTTGCCAAGGGAGGGGCCAGATGA